From the genome of Papaver somniferum cultivar HN1 chromosome 2, ASM357369v1, whole genome shotgun sequence, one region includes:
- the LOC113348749 gene encoding protein FAR-RED ELONGATED HYPOCOTYL 3-like → MSSPQSQENQKKKKDEPRKESNRDREEQQKTTKRKSEPMNFEGYVSEDDGMILGEDLTVHEEDPVGMEMGADEDTKILIENSVGTLGSEDGEMVGISDGGDITVNELNGNNDEPHIGMEFESEEAAKIYYATYATRVGFITRVGNCHRSGRDNSVISRRFLCNKEGFRLNSNNIKRLEGRKPRAITREGCKAMIMVRKEKSGRWIITKLETEHSHPLGIPSNKNRRVSVQARPQDEKDKKIRELSAELHRANQQLADCRQQLDMILNDIEQHTNHLTKSVEKVVEQVKELEDEDQDYFSYHISN, encoded by the exons ATGTCCTCACCACAGTCACaggaaaaccaaaagaaaaaaaaagacgaaCCGAGAAAAGAATCGAATAGAGATAGAGAAGAGCAACAGAagacaacaaagaggaagtcggAACCAA TGAATTTTGAAGGCTATGTGAGTGAAGATGATGGAATGATATTAGGAGAAGATTTAACTGTACATGAAGAAGACCCCGTGGGTATGGAGATGGGTGCAGATGAAGACACCAAGATATTGATAGAAAATTCTGTAGGGACTCTTGGAAGTGAGGATGGAGAGATGGTTGGGATTTCGGATGGAGGAGATATAACTGTAAATGAATTGAACGGGAACAATGATGAACCGCATATAGGTATGGAGTTTGAATCTGAAGAAGCAGCTAAGATATATTATGCTACATATGCTACGCGGGTTGGTTTTATTACTCGAGTTGGTAATTGTCATCGTTCAGGTCGTGACAATTCTGTTATAAGTCGGAGATTTCTTTGTAACAAGGAAGGTTTCCGACTGAATAGCAACAACATAAAGCGACTTGAAGGCAGAAAGCCTCGAGCAATTACGAGGGAAGGTTGCAAGGCGATGATTATGGTTAGAAAAGAAAAGTCGGGGAGGTGGATCATCACAAAACTTGAGACTGAGCATAGTCATCCATTAGGGATCCCATCCAACAAGAATCGCCGTGTTTCTGTTCAGGCTCGGCCACAG GATGAAAAGGATAAGAAAATTCGAGAATTATCTGCGGAACTTCATCGTGCAAATCAACAATTAGCAGATTGCCGGCAACAACTAGACATGATATTGAACGATATTGAACAACACACGAATCATTTAACGAAAAGTGTTGAAAAGGTAGTTGAGCAAGTAAAGGAActtgaagatgaagaccaagattATTTTTCTTACCATATTAGCAACTAG